A part of Candidatus Hinthialibacter antarcticus genomic DNA contains:
- a CDS encoding metallophosphoesterase — MRRFHFFLMVVLATVLAYHAVGQDDADQKPPYFTIVLMPDTQFYSEKFPHLYQAQCQWIRDNAESQNIQFVIHLGDIVQNRNENEDEWKIARDAHRLLDGVVPYTVAPGNHDQDVETRDSSFFNKYFPASDYETNEWYGGRMGDDNDNNYCFLDVDGLKFMIVNLEYEPSDEILAWADGVMKQHPDRRVIVATHKYMSPQGRNDAGVKVWEQLVKTNDNIFMVVCGHVGALSLQTSINDAGGVVYEILTDFQSMGEEGGGGWLRRLQFYPKVDRIVAYDTCVVDGNSKLGDIFHNYRLHYDMTD, encoded by the coding sequence ATGCGGCGATTTCATTTTTTCTTGATGGTAGTATTGGCGACGGTGTTGGCGTATCACGCGGTTGGTCAAGATGACGCTGACCAAAAGCCGCCCTACTTTACCATCGTGCTGATGCCGGACACTCAATTCTATTCTGAAAAATTTCCTCATCTGTATCAGGCGCAATGCCAGTGGATTCGCGATAACGCCGAAAGCCAGAATATTCAGTTTGTGATTCATTTGGGCGATATCGTTCAAAACCGTAACGAGAACGAAGATGAGTGGAAGATTGCGCGCGACGCCCATCGCCTGCTTGACGGCGTTGTTCCATACACGGTCGCGCCGGGCAATCACGACCAGGACGTCGAAACGCGCGACTCATCGTTCTTCAACAAATATTTTCCCGCCAGTGATTATGAGACGAATGAATGGTATGGCGGGCGCATGGGCGACGACAATGATAACAACTATTGTTTTTTAGACGTCGATGGCTTGAAGTTTATGATCGTGAACCTTGAGTATGAACCATCGGACGAAATTCTCGCTTGGGCGGACGGCGTGATGAAGCAACATCCCGACCGCCGCGTGATTGTGGCGACGCATAAGTACATGTCGCCCCAAGGCCGCAACGACGCAGGCGTGAAGGTTTGGGAGCAGTTGGTCAAAACCAACGACAATATTTTTATGGTGGTGTGCGGGCATGTTGGCGCGTTGTCATTACAAACTAGCATCAATGACGCGGGCGGCGTTGTGTATGAAATTCTGACCGACTTTCAGAGCATGGGTGAAGAAGGCGGCGGCGGTTGGTTGAGACGGTTGCAATTTTACCCAAAAGTGGACCGCATCGTTGCTTATGATACTTGCGTAGTGGATGGGAATTCAAAACTCGGTGATATCTTTCATAACTACCGGCTGCACTATGACATGACAGACTGA
- a CDS encoding STAS domain-containing protein: protein MPDNKLYICVNKENQEVFFASMINRKDFHANLRSSHAIDKGMSLIMIEAPPDWDGKPIPAESITKSSKSFEAHVIYNEGRGSFRVRILSGDQKDMVERVRSGSIKKNILSVKVREVGAIYELDLKGRLGVDSVGKIQRALRELPEKIKPLLFDFAGVTHISNDCFGVLSETLESYREKGHAINILVPPDSHIEEVMSKSRLSAIIEVYSDREQAVTALLMRTFS from the coding sequence ATGCCGGACAACAAACTCTATATATGCGTCAACAAAGAAAACCAGGAGGTTTTCTTTGCCTCGATGATCAACCGAAAAGATTTTCACGCCAATTTGCGTTCGTCTCACGCAATCGATAAAGGCATGAGCTTGATTATGATCGAAGCGCCGCCCGATTGGGACGGAAAACCCATCCCGGCGGAGAGCATCACCAAGTCGTCAAAGTCATTCGAGGCGCACGTCATTTATAATGAAGGCCGCGGCTCGTTTCGCGTACGCATTCTCTCCGGCGACCAGAAAGACATGGTCGAGCGGGTACGGTCCGGTTCGATTAAAAAAAATATCCTCAGCGTAAAAGTTCGCGAAGTCGGCGCCATTTATGAATTAGACCTGAAAGGCCGCCTGGGGGTCGACTCGGTCGGTAAGATTCAACGCGCGTTGCGCGAATTGCCGGAGAAGATCAAACCGCTGTTATTTGACTTTGCAGGCGTCACTCACATCAGCAACGACTGTTTCGGCGTATTGAGCGAAACCCTGGAGTCATACCGGGAAAAAGGCCATGCCATCAATATTCTCGTCCCGCCAGACAGCCACATCGAAGAAGTCATGTCAAAGTCGCGCTTGTCGGCTATCATAGAAGTCTATAGCGACCGCGAGCAAGCGGTGACTGCGCTGTTAATGCGAACCTTTTCGTGA
- a CDS encoding carbamoyltransferase, protein MTAILGISAFYHDSAACLVKDGHIVAAAQEERFSRRKGDARFPEKAIEFCLAEGGVEPDALDAVAYYDKPIQTFSRLLQSYLEYPFQSYASFKASIPVWLKEKLKIPKQIDARLPGYEGPIYFSRHHESHAASAFFCSPFDDAALLVVDAVGEWACTSIGVGEGNQIRLMKEQHFPHSLGLFYSAMTQYLGFAVNFDEYKVMGLAPYGEPKYVEQLRNEVIDLKADGSIALNLKYFRYQFGLTMISPRLGRLLGQPKRHPRDPIEQFHMDVAASVQSVCSEAMVKLARTAKEMTSKSNLCMAGGVALNCVGNGAIYREKIFDNIYIQPAANDPGGAIGAAMQVWHQVLGNPRAQLTDAMNGAYLGPKVEAASAKEYLDGLGREHNQEDAAALPGRIAQWIGAGYIVGLCQGRMEFGPRALGARSILGDPRDPESQSRINRKVKYRESFRPFAPAILEERVKDYFDIDIPSPYMLFVMPINEDKRINQDDAQAGFAKLNTPRSDVPAVTHVDNSVRLQTVNAERNPFFYEIVAEFDKQTGCPMIVNTSFNVRGEPIVCDHVDAYHCFCMTDIDILVIDNIVIAKPGVDLDKPMRDFAATEAAP, encoded by the coding sequence ATGACAGCAATTTTAGGCATATCCGCATTCTATCACGACAGCGCCGCGTGTCTTGTCAAAGACGGGCATATCGTCGCCGCCGCCCAAGAAGAGCGCTTCTCGCGGCGCAAGGGCGATGCGCGTTTTCCCGAGAAGGCGATTGAGTTTTGCCTGGCTGAGGGCGGGGTCGAACCCGATGCGCTGGATGCGGTCGCCTATTATGACAAGCCGATCCAGACGTTCAGCCGCCTGTTGCAGTCATACTTAGAATATCCCTTTCAGAGTTACGCCTCGTTTAAGGCCAGTATCCCAGTGTGGCTGAAAGAAAAACTGAAAATCCCCAAGCAAATCGACGCCCGCCTGCCGGGGTATGAAGGGCCGATTTATTTCTCGCGCCACCATGAGTCGCACGCCGCCTCGGCGTTTTTTTGCAGCCCCTTTGATGACGCGGCGCTTCTCGTCGTTGACGCTGTAGGCGAGTGGGCGTGTACATCTATCGGCGTGGGCGAAGGCAACCAGATTCGCCTGATGAAGGAGCAGCATTTTCCTCACTCGCTGGGGCTGTTCTATAGCGCGATGACTCAATACCTCGGCTTCGCGGTGAATTTTGATGAATACAAAGTGATGGGCCTCGCGCCTTACGGCGAGCCGAAATATGTTGAGCAACTGCGCAACGAAGTCATCGACTTGAAAGCCGACGGTTCGATTGCGCTCAACCTGAAATACTTTCGCTATCAATTCGGCCTGACCATGATCTCGCCGCGTTTGGGGCGCCTGTTGGGCCAGCCCAAGCGTCACCCCCGCGATCCGATTGAGCAGTTCCACATGGATGTCGCCGCCTCAGTGCAGTCGGTTTGCAGTGAGGCGATGGTAAAACTTGCGCGAACCGCAAAAGAGATGACGAGCAAGTCAAACCTGTGCATGGCGGGAGGCGTGGCGCTGAACTGCGTGGGCAACGGCGCCATTTATCGCGAGAAAATATTCGACAATATCTATATACAGCCCGCCGCCAACGACCCCGGCGGCGCCATTGGCGCGGCGATGCAAGTCTGGCATCAGGTGTTAGGCAATCCACGCGCGCAACTCACCGACGCAATGAACGGCGCCTATTTAGGGCCGAAGGTTGAGGCTGCGAGCGCGAAAGAATATCTCGATGGCTTGGGTCGTGAGCATAACCAAGAAGACGCCGCCGCTCTGCCGGGGCGCATCGCGCAATGGATCGGCGCGGGCTACATCGTCGGCCTGTGCCAGGGGCGCATGGAGTTCGGCCCGCGCGCACTCGGCGCCCGCAGCATTCTGGGCGACCCGCGCGACCCCGAAAGCCAGTCGCGCATCAACCGCAAGGTGAAATACCGCGAATCGTTCCGCCCGTTTGCTCCGGCGATTCTCGAAGAACGCGTCAAAGATTATTTTGATATTGATATCCCCAGCCCGTACATGCTGTTCGTCATGCCCATCAATGAAGATAAGCGCATCAACCAGGACGACGCGCAGGCGGGCTTTGCTAAACTCAACACGCCGCGTTCGGATGTTCCCGCCGTGACCCACGTTGATAACTCGGTGCGGCTGCAAACCGTCAACGCCGAGCGCAACCCGTTTTTTTATGAAATCGTCGCTGAATTCGACAAACAAACTGGCTGCCCGATGATCGTCAACACCAGTTTCAACGTGCGCGGCGAGCCCATCGTGTGCGACCATGTTGACGCGTATCATTGCTTCTGTATGACTGATATTGATATTCTCGTGATTGATAACATCGTCATCGCCAAGCCGGGCGTTGATCTCGACAAACCTATGCGCGACTTCGCCGCGACGGAGGCCGCCCCATGA
- a CDS encoding heparinase II/III family protein, translating into MNRLFFCWIASLVFISNIPFAASDTYPSPQEAQQFADRERRDEWLRLPHQPGAALLQQTQIEFPLAVRGNIEALVSVPGTQLQLTIIKQDFNLEAGSDAFAVFALDASDKSVAVGISSDDGDATASGVFGPVTQKTMTLNLPEPGVYRLRTNASRDSRYALVVDAPFFGLPSTLELLKPEQSATLYFYAPPNAVSIRLRTQHLDGLGQTIELFDSTEQSVSSVELAEINRDYTLVADVPSEQAGTLWRLLVPKSDVLIEGDGFNYFYLEPESAYPFPSLDNLLLPRSLSMTGAPGAAVPFRFRIENHNAQSLSFLVSAEQTSGVAATVENLSPIVVQSASTARLPLRIRAAQNAADRSIAQFRITLSDEAGTPIVRANAELRIKASAAEERAPRYVFFDEDRLQAIRESGSNGPADMQAIYSSALRFGDAVVADNLPVLDLEAGWTGRYISDGVGDGDDDPNDGDGAPLIFDVRQPHLHISSSDGRIYQGEQYDAGWRGFYHDDQSNRLRGLGLAYALEPKPEYAQLLRAMLTDYATRYKTWPLDDFLGNTTVRSARITTETLGEAIWLHRIALAYSLARWDAAFSDADRIHIEENLLRPAAEIIRGNPMGTSNWQSWHNAAVGLVGYILNDSSMVEFALRGGNGLAFLKANAIRDDGLWFEGSVGYHFFALLPLHLLMEAAEAHGESVYDEIIERAHVSILDMVFPDGSFPNLNDSTNQNVYSRDILYEFCNAHYDENYLFDGILTFIYKELGRPRSDFETLFFGRAYQPAFFSPPPSLKEEMGVAILRRINFLSLPVALMDFGPHGAAHGHFDKLHVSLFGQGNEWLPDVGAVSSSQPTQEGWFRRTIAHNAVMMGEAGQTFDSELERPIDLFPPFYELLQVMRAKISQPAYPQGSVDRTAALVGEDYLIIIDEVADGPAPYDFVFHTLGAFDGVQAFQVSEDAQVWRDSTTGYQYLEAPRLFGQGEAVGILEAETDAPFMIQARHRFGFADDCETLNDWSGNVGLATDATQGEHSLQWIVIPRGFNSIGKSYEIVNPSAPAPQRLTFDYKIEAATFSQFSIALNGLNPNQRDHFIIGVQGELPIGEWNQADIDLTQPEFSFEDPLRTHVLQFRLSGASGFEGFYRIWIDNIQTWSNDAIHLGEVRGLQLAFAGGGATKYFLAKGPSQSLPRTHPVVIARRDGVNQTRHITIAEPFLGQPTISNVQSISDGMLMIERDDGFDIFEYDLDANQYSIFRDGGATGIKEWMLYE; encoded by the coding sequence ATGAACCGCCTGTTTTTCTGTTGGATTGCGTCGCTCGTTTTCATTAGCAATATTCCATTCGCCGCCAGCGATACCTACCCGTCGCCTCAGGAGGCTCAACAGTTTGCCGATAGAGAGCGGCGCGACGAATGGTTGCGATTACCGCACCAACCAGGCGCGGCCTTGCTGCAACAAACGCAAATCGAATTTCCGCTTGCGGTTCGCGGCAACATCGAGGCGCTGGTTTCCGTCCCGGGAACCCAACTGCAACTCACCATCATCAAGCAGGATTTTAATTTAGAAGCAGGCAGCGACGCCTTTGCGGTGTTTGCGCTCGACGCGTCTGATAAAAGCGTCGCGGTGGGCATTTCATCTGACGACGGCGACGCAACCGCCAGCGGCGTGTTTGGCCCGGTTACGCAAAAAACCATGACGTTGAATTTGCCTGAACCGGGCGTCTATCGTTTGCGCACTAACGCCAGCCGCGATAGCCGCTATGCGCTGGTGGTTGACGCGCCGTTTTTTGGATTGCCCTCGACCCTCGAATTGCTCAAGCCCGAACAGTCGGCGACGCTCTATTTTTATGCGCCGCCCAACGCGGTTTCGATACGCCTGCGCACCCAACACCTTGATGGACTCGGACAGACGATTGAGTTGTTTGATTCAACAGAACAATCAGTTTCATCCGTCGAACTCGCAGAAATCAATCGCGACTATACGCTGGTCGCTGACGTTCCCTCTGAACAAGCGGGAACGCTGTGGCGATTGTTGGTACCGAAAAGCGACGTGCTGATTGAGGGAGACGGGTTTAATTATTTTTATTTGGAGCCTGAGTCGGCGTATCCGTTCCCCTCGCTGGATAACCTGCTGCTGCCGCGTTCACTTTCGATGACTGGCGCCCCGGGCGCTGCGGTCCCGTTTCGGTTTCGCATTGAGAACCACAACGCGCAATCGCTATCGTTTCTTGTTTCTGCTGAACAAACCAGCGGGGTTGCGGCGACCGTTGAAAACCTGTCGCCGATTGTTGTGCAGAGCGCTTCGACGGCGCGCCTCCCCCTGCGTATCCGCGCGGCGCAAAACGCGGCGGATAGATCAATCGCGCAGTTTAGAATCACGCTCAGCGATGAGGCGGGAACGCCTATCGTTCGCGCCAATGCGGAATTGCGAATCAAGGCCAGCGCCGCCGAAGAACGCGCGCCGCGCTATGTTTTCTTTGACGAAGACCGCCTGCAAGCAATTCGCGAAAGTGGAAGCAATGGCCCCGCTGATATGCAAGCGATTTATTCCAGCGCGTTGCGTTTTGGCGACGCGGTGGTTGCAGACAACCTGCCGGTGCTCGATCTCGAAGCGGGCTGGACGGGGCGCTATATCTCTGACGGCGTGGGCGACGGCGACGACGACCCCAACGACGGCGACGGCGCGCCGCTGATCTTCGACGTGCGACAACCGCATCTGCACATCAGTTCCAGCGACGGGCGCATCTATCAGGGCGAGCAATACGACGCCGGTTGGCGCGGCTTTTATCACGACGATCAGAGCAACCGCCTGCGCGGGCTGGGGCTGGCCTATGCGCTCGAACCAAAGCCGGAATACGCCCAGTTACTGCGCGCGATGTTGACCGACTACGCGACCCGCTACAAGACCTGGCCGCTTGACGATTTTCTCGGTAACACTACCGTGCGTTCGGCGCGAATTACCACCGAGACCTTGGGCGAGGCCATCTGGCTGCATCGCATTGCCTTGGCATATTCGCTGGCGCGTTGGGACGCGGCCTTTAGCGACGCCGACCGCATTCACATCGAAGAAAACCTGCTGCGCCCCGCCGCCGAAATCATTCGCGGCAACCCGATGGGAACCAGCAACTGGCAGTCGTGGCACAACGCCGCCGTGGGCCTGGTCGGCTATATTCTCAATGACTCTTCAATGGTCGAGTTTGCGCTGCGCGGCGGGAACGGGCTGGCGTTTCTCAAGGCCAACGCCATCCGCGACGATGGCTTGTGGTTTGAAGGCTCGGTGGGCTATCACTTCTTTGCGCTGCTGCCGCTTCATCTTTTGATGGAAGCCGCCGAAGCCCACGGCGAATCTGTCTATGACGAAATAATCGAACGCGCTCATGTTTCAATTTTGGATATGGTGTTCCCCGATGGTTCGTTTCCTAACCTCAATGACTCGACCAACCAGAACGTGTATTCCCGCGACATTCTCTATGAATTTTGCAACGCCCATTATGATGAGAATTATCTGTTCGATGGAATTCTCACATTTATCTATAAGGAACTGGGGCGCCCGCGTTCAGATTTTGAGACGCTCTTTTTTGGCCGCGCCTATCAACCGGCCTTTTTCTCGCCGCCGCCCTCATTGAAAGAAGAGATGGGCGTTGCGATTCTGAGAAGAATCAATTTTCTATCGCTTCCGGTCGCGCTGATGGACTTCGGCCCGCACGGCGCCGCGCATGGGCATTTTGATAAGTTGCATGTTTCGTTGTTCGGGCAAGGCAACGAATGGCTGCCTGACGTCGGCGCGGTCAGCAGCAGCCAGCCCACGCAGGAGGGATGGTTTCGCCGCACCATCGCGCACAACGCCGTCATGATGGGCGAAGCCGGACAGACGTTTGACAGCGAGTTGGAACGCCCGATTGATTTGTTTCCGCCCTTTTATGAGTTGCTGCAAGTGATGCGGGCGAAAATCAGCCAACCGGCGTATCCGCAAGGCAGCGTTGACCGCACGGCGGCGCTGGTGGGTGAAGACTATCTCATCATCATCGACGAAGTCGCCGATGGCCCTGCGCCTTATGATTTCGTTTTTCACACGCTGGGCGCGTTTGACGGCGTGCAAGCATTTCAGGTTTCTGAAGACGCGCAGGTATGGCGCGACTCAACCACCGGCTATCAATATCTCGAAGCGCCGCGCCTGTTCGGGCAGGGAGAAGCGGTGGGCATTTTAGAAGCGGAAACCGATGCGCCGTTCATGATCCAAGCGCGTCATCGGTTCGGCTTTGCTGACGACTGCGAGACGCTCAACGATTGGAGCGGCAACGTCGGGCTGGCGACCGACGCGACCCAGGGCGAACATTCGCTGCAATGGATCGTGATTCCGCGCGGCTTTAACAGCATCGGCAAATCGTATGAAATTGTGAACCCGTCCGCCCCGGCGCCGCAACGATTGACCTTTGATTATAAAATCGAGGCCGCCACCTTCAGCCAGTTTTCAATTGCACTGAACGGACTCAACCCAAACCAGCGCGACCACTTCATTATTGGCGTGCAGGGTGAATTACCCATCGGAGAATGGAACCAGGCTGACATTGATCTAACGCAGCCGGAATTTTCGTTTGAAGACCCATTGCGCACCCATGTTCTGCAATTTCGATTGAGCGGCGCGTCGGGCTTTGAGGGGTTCTACCGCATCTGGATCGACAACATCCAAACCTGGAGCAACGATGCCATCCATCTCGGCGAAGTGCGCGGCTTGCAGCTGGCCTTTGCGGGCGGCGGGGCGACGAAATATTTTCTCGCGAAGGGGCCGTCGCAATCGTTGCCGCGAACGCATCCGGTAGTGATCGCCCGCCGCGACGGCGTGAACCAAACGCGCCACATCACCATCGCCGAGCCGTTTCTTGGTCAGCCGACAATTTCTAATGTCCAATCCATCAGCGACGGGATGCTAATGATCGAGCGCGATGACGGGTTTGATATTTTTGAATACGACCTGGACGCCAATCAGTATTCCATCTTCCGCGACGGCGGCGCCACGGGGATCAAAGAATGGATGTTGTATGAGTAA